A stretch of DNA from Natronoarchaeum philippinense:
CGTCAAGGAGTTCCGCGTCGAGGACGCCCCCTCGGCCGAGGAGCTCGGCCGCGGCGCGTTCCGCTTTACCGACGACTACTCTGTGTTCGACTGGGGGAAGATGCCCGACGAGATCCCCGAGAAGGGCCAGAGCCTCTGTGCGATGGGCGCGTTCAACTTCGAGCTACTGGAGGCAGACGGCGTCCCGACCCACTACCGCGGCGTGGTCCCGGAGGGCGAGGACGAACCGATCCCGCTCGACGAGGCCGACGACGCACCGCGCGAGATGGCCATCGACCTGACGCAGGTGCCCGACCTGCCCCACGACGGTCGAGACTACGACTACGACGCCTACCACGCCGAGGCGGGCGAGAACTACCTCGTCCCCCTCGAAATCGTGTTCCGGAATCGAGTGCCGGTGGGGTCGAGTCTGCGCAGCCGAACCGACCCCGCCGACCACGGCCTCGATCTCGATTCGTGGCCCGACGAACCGGTCGATCTGGACGAGCCGGTCGTCGAGTTCTCCACGAAGTACGAGGAGTCCGACCGCTATCTCACTCGGGAGGAAGCCGACCGTATCGCCGGCGTGGCGTCGATCGAGGACCTCGACGCCACGGCCCGCGAGGTGAACCGGATCGTCACCGAGCGCGCCGCCGAGGCCGATCTGACCCACGAGGACGGCAAGATCGAGTGTCTCTACTATCAGGGCGAGATCCGCGTCGCCGACGTGGTCGGGACGTTCGACGAGAACCGCTTTTCGTACGAGGGCCAGCAGCTCTCGAAGGAGGTCATCCGCCAGTACCACAAGCGCACCCAGCCCGACTGGGTCGACGCGGTCGGCGCCGCCAAAGAGCGCGCCAAAGACGAGAACGTCGCCGACTGGCGCCCGCTCTGTGAAGTCAAGCCCGAATCGCTCGACGACGACGTGATCGGGGTCGCTCGCGACATCTACGCCGCAGGGACGAACGCCTACACCGGCCGGGACTTTTTCGACGCGCCGGATCTCGACGCCGCCGTCGCCGCGGCGCGGGACCTCTGATCGGCCGCGCTGGGACCTCTCCGCTCGCGTGGCGAATTTTGCGCCGCCGGCCGAAATGCAATCCTTATAGTGTGCCAGCCCCCTCCGTGGGAACAAATGGTAGACCCGACTTCGGATCTCGGAGAGGACGTGGACGAAGACGACGCGCCCGAGTGTGCCGTCTGTGGCGACCCGATCGTCGAGAACCGGGACCACGTCGTCCGGTCGTGGATCGAGGACGACGAAGTCCAGCATCGACACTTCTGTAGCGACGAGTGCGAAGCCGAGTTCGACGCCGAACACTGACCGCCTGTTCTCTGCGCTACTCGGCCGTAGCGATCAGCAGGAACGTCTCCGGCCGGACCGCTTCGTGGTCGATCTCGAAGCCGGCTTCGCCGAGCGCTTCCGACGCCTCGCGCGCGCTGAAGCGCTCGTCAACCGGCGGGCCGTGCTCACCTGACCCGGTCGCCGCCCAGTCGACGATCACGAG
This window harbors:
- a CDS encoding phosphoribosylaminoimidazolesuccinocarboxamide synthase; protein product: MTSVKEFRVEDAPSAEELGRGAFRFTDDYSVFDWGKMPDEIPEKGQSLCAMGAFNFELLEADGVPTHYRGVVPEGEDEPIPLDEADDAPREMAIDLTQVPDLPHDGRDYDYDAYHAEAGENYLVPLEIVFRNRVPVGSSLRSRTDPADHGLDLDSWPDEPVDLDEPVVEFSTKYEESDRYLTREEADRIAGVASIEDLDATAREVNRIVTERAAEADLTHEDGKIECLYYQGEIRVADVVGTFDENRFSYEGQQLSKEVIRQYHKRTQPDWVDAVGAAKERAKDENVADWRPLCEVKPESLDDDVIGVARDIYAAGTNAYTGRDFFDAPDLDAAVAAARDL
- a CDS encoding DUF7576 family protein; amino-acid sequence: MVDPTSDLGEDVDEDDAPECAVCGDPIVENRDHVVRSWIEDDEVQHRHFCSDECEAEFDAEH